The genomic interval TCTCAACAACGAATACCGCATTGCCCATGAAGTTCTCGGCATGAGCATGGATGAGATCGCTGCGTGCAATCGCAACGCCTATGAAGCGTCGTTTATTCCTGAGGCTGAGAAAAAGAAAATTTGGGAAAGGTATTTTCACTAGCAATTGCTTCCGCCGCCGTCCTCGGCGGCGAGGACGCCGCCTGGAGCAAATAATGACCCGCGCTCGATTCCCCGTCACTGTGCATTTGTTTTTCTTCCGCGAGAATCAAATCTTGTTGTTGCGCCGATTCAACACGGGGTTTCGGGACGGCGAGTACAGCGTCCCTGCGGGGCATTTGGAAGGGGGAGAAACGGTGATGGAAGCCGCGGCGCGCGAAGGGGCGGAAGAAGCGGGTGTCAACATCCCATTAAATGGAATGACATTTTCCACTGTCCTGCATCGCATCGAAGGCGAAGAGCGGGTCGATTTCTTTGTCGTGATCAACCAATGGGATGGCGAACCGTTCAACGCTGAACCCGATAAGTGTGATGATCTGCGCTGGGTGGATGTGGACGCGCTACCGATGAGCATCATCCCCTATGTGAAGCAGGCGCTGGAGAATCATCAAAAGGGGATACCCTTCGACGAGTACAAACAATAATTCAAGCATCATCCCTGCGGCGGCGATGGTGGATGCCCTTGTTTTTGTACATCTCATCGTCTGCCAGGCTGATAAATTTCAACAGCGAATATCCCGCCGCGCTCGTGGACGCGCCGATGGATACGCTTAATTCGGGCTCGCGATAATATTTGTTGTTCATCACCACCAGAGACTCCACGCGTTCGATCATGCTCTTTGCTGTATGTTCGTCTGCGCCGGGCATGATGAGGATAAACTCGTCGCCGCCGATACGCGCGGCGATCGTTCCATTTTCGATGCTGGCTTTCAACACTTCGGCTGTGCGGCGGATCAATTTATCGCCAGCGCTGTGACCGAACGTGTCGTTTGCCATTTTCAGCCCGTTCAAATCCACGATGATGAAACTGATTGGATCCTTGCGGCTCGTTTCAAGGTCTTGCAGGGTCTCTTCGAAGAACGCACGGTTGTACAAGCCGGTCATCACATCGTGCGTGCCGAGGTAGCGCAGGTATTCCTCCGCTTTTTTCCGCGCGGTCACATCCTGCAACGCCACCAATACCCAATCGAAATCGTTTTCGTGCCCGGGCATCAACGTCCAATGCAGATGCACATTCACGGGTTCGCCCGTCAATGAATAATTGATTCCCTCGCGCTCGTAATAGGTTTTGCCGTCCCACATATCCACGAGTTCGTTTTTGAAATGCTCGCCCATGCTATCGCGAAAAACTTTGCCGAGGTTTGCGAGCAACGAGTCTTTGTCCATCGCCTCGAACAGGCTGAGCGTTTTGCGGTTCACGTCGAGGACGCGGATCATGCCCATGAAGCGGCGCACAGTTTGAGGGTCCGAGTTGAGATGCGTTCGCAGGTCCGTCACGCCTTGCGCGCGCAACGAGTCGAATTCCGTTTTGATCGCCGAGTAGTCCTCCTCCCACAACGAGATCGGCGCGTACTCGAACAAATTGTGGAATCGTTTTTCAGCCTGCTTCAACGCGGTGATATTTTCGATCGCCACCAGCACGCACTCCCACGTGGATTCGCATTCGGGCAAAATGCGCCAGTGCAAACGGATATCGAGCGCTTCGCCATCCAGCCGATAGTTGACGCCGTCGCCCGACCAGCTCAACTCGCCGTTCCACAACGCCATCAATTCCGAACGCCAATGCTCGCGCATCTCGTCGCGGAACATTTTGTCGAGATTGGCGAGCAATTCTTTTTCGGTCTTTGCTCCAAATAGATTCAACGTCTCGCGGTTGACATGCGTCACTTTGATCAGCCCAAGAGTTTTATCAATGTCTTCAGGATGTTCGTTTAGAAATATATCCAAATCGTTCACCCCGCTTGCGCGCAACTTGTCGAAAAATTTTTTTATCCCGCTGTAATCCTGCTCCCACAATGAAATGGGAGCCTGATCAAAGAGACTTTCAAAATGATCCCCAGCCTTTGGCTTTGGCATGGCATCTCTCCTTTTGATTGATTATACAGCGGGGCTATGCTTCGCTTGTGTACAATTCTGAAAGAAGATATGATGCTGTCATGGGATTTTTACTTTTGGAAGGCGGAGCGGAATTCGGCGGGCGGATGCGCGAACCAGACCTGCGCTCCATCGAACTCGCAGGCGGATTCGACGCCCCGCTTCGCATCGTCCCTGCGGCTGCCTCGCCCGACCGCAACCACCTCCGCGCGGGAGGCAACGGCGTCCGCTGGTTCGAGTCACTCGGCGCGCAGGATGTTGAATCACTGCCATTGATCGACAAACCCAGCGCGAACGATGATTCAATTGCAAAATCTCTGCGCGAGGCAAAGTTGATCTACCTGCTCGGCGGCTTCACGCATTATCTCGGTCAGACATTGAAAGATAGTTTGGCATGGAAGGCTTGCATCGAAGCATTTGAAAACGGCGCAGTCATCGCGGGTTCAAGCGCGGGCGCGATGGTGATGTGTGAGTTTTATTATGACCCGTACGAAGGGAAAATTCACGAGGGATTAAATCTGGTGGGCAATTCGCTCGTCTTGCCGCATCACAACACATTTGGTAAAGGCTGGGCATCCTCGCTCTTGAAACAGATTCCCCACGTCACATTGATCGGCATTGACGAGCAAACAGGCATGTTAAACGACGCCGAAAATGGAATGTGGAACGTCTACGGCGCGGGGGAGGTGACGTTGTATCGCGAAGATGGCGTGGAATCGTATGAAGCGGGAAAAACATTTTCGGTTTAGAATTCGCACGTAACGCGACATAGAACAAAAATACTCTGACAAGGCGCGTAAGGGGCAGACCGGGAGAGAAACGGTCGACGGTCCTTGTCCGAGAGGTACACTGCCAGCCATTCCAAATTGGGGGGCCGGGGGGCGGGGGGGGCGGCGGGGCGGAACCCGGAACACGCAGCTCAGGCGGGGGTTCTTTACCACGGTCAGACTGGCCGCCTCTGGATTGAGATGAACTTTTCGTCCCGCCCCCGTTTCGGCACGCTTAGTATATGTCAGAATAAATTGTTAATGTTCAATATGTCGCGCTACGCCAAATCAAAATCATCAGAAAAGGCGACATTCATGTCGCCTTACGGATTAAGGATATGTTTGATCTCTCCTCTGCGCGTTTTGCATTTCTCGATCTGGAAACTACGGGACTCTCTCCGTGGTTTGGCGATCGCGTCTGTGAGGTGGGAATCGTCGTCACGGAGGGAAAACGAATCAAAGAGCAGTTTCAACAGTTGGTGAATCCTGAGCGTCCGCTTTCGGTGGGGGCGGCGAGCACGAACGGGTTGACGGATGCCGAGTTATTGTCGGCGCCGCGATTCGCTGAAGTAGCCGAGTCAATCGTCGGCTTGGTGAATGAAGCGGTGGTCGTCTGTCACAACGCGAAGTTCGACCTGCAATTCCTCGATAGCGAATTCAAGCGGCTCGGGCGCGACATCCAAATCCCGAATTTGATAGACACGCTGATGATGGCGCGTCTGTATTACGAGATGCCGTCGTATAGTTTGGGGTTTATCGCCCAGTCGTTCCATCTGCCGATGACGGTGAAACATCGCGCGTTGGACGGCGCGTTGGCGGCGCGGGGAATCTTCTTTGCGATGATGGAACAGATGAAGCAGTTCAACAAACCGCTCGATGAATATATCGGCATTTACAACTCGCCCGCGTGGCCCAATGAGGGGATCGAACTGCCGACCGAATTGGGCGAAGCGATCTACAGCAACAAGCGCATGTTGATCAAGTATGTTGACGGGGACGGCGAGCAGACCGAACGCTGGATCACGCCGAAGCAAGTGATGGGGTTGAAGGATTATGTGTATTTGCTCGCGTACTGTCACTTGCGGAACGATGAGCGCAGTTTTCGTTTGGATCGAATTACTCAGGTGCAAGTTGAGGAAGGGAGTTAGACCTGTGAGGTCTGCGAGACCTCACAGGTCTCTTCGAAAAATATGTACGAATTCACCGAAGACGATTTGAAATCGAACCAGCGCGGATTCCTCACGCAGGGTCAACGCGACTACTTGAAAACGATCGGCGAGGGCGGCGTGAGAGTTCAGAGATGGAATATCAAAATTGCCGTTGGGTTCATGTTCTTTGGGATGTGTCTGATCCTGGCGATGTATTTGCAAAATGAAAGCACGCGCGCGGCATTGTTTTCCAACCCGTTGAATATTTTGGTCTTTCCTGTGATCATCGTTGTGGTTGGGTTGGTTCTCGCGTTCAGTATCTGGCTTGCAAGGCGCATCTCCGAAATGTTGAAGAACGCGGAGTTGAAAACTGCGGAGGGAAAGATTCGCCTCGATTCTCACTTCAACTCAGGCGCGGGCTTCACCAGTTATTATGTCTATGTGGGCAAGAAACGCTTTGGCTTCACCGATGATATGAGTCACACGTTCAAAGAAGGGGAGAAGTATCGCATGTATTACGTCAAGGCGAGCGCGTATGAGTTGATTATGTCTTACAAAGTGATCGAATAATGCCGCCGTTTTCGCGCCCTTGACGGATTCACAAATCAGCCTATAATCGGGCGAAATCACCAGCCAATGAACACACTTTTGTCGCTCTCCCTTATCGTCATCCTTATTGCGGTCCTTATTATTAAGGATCTATTTTCGGTTAGGATGGCAACGGTGAGAGTGAAGTAAATCTCGAAACAAACGCAAAGAGCCGCCCTAACCACGGGCGGCTTTTTTGTTATCTCTTTAACCGCAAAGCACGCGAAGTTCGCGAAGAAAAAATTAAATCTTTGCGTTCTTAGCGCCCTTCGCGGTAAGAAAAAAGGAAAATTTATGCGTTCCGATACAGTCAAAAAAGGATTTGATAAAGCGCCGCATCGCGCGCTGCTTCGCGCTACGGGGTTGCAGGATGACGATTTCAACAAGCCGTTCGTTGCCATCGTCAACTCATATGTGGACGTGGTGCCTGGGCATGTGCATTTGCAGGAGTTCGGCAAACTGGTCAAGGATGCCGTCCGCGCGGCGGGATGCGTGCCGTTCGAGTTCAACACCATCGGCGTGGACGACGGTATCGCGATGGGTCACATGGGGATGAAGTACTCGCTTCCTTCGCGCGAACTGATTGCTGACTGCGTGGAGACCATGATCGAAGCCCACAGATTCGACGCGATGGTGTGCATCCCGAACTGCGACAAGATCGTGCCTGGCATGTTGCTCGGCGCCATGCGAGTCAATATCCCGACGATATTTGTCTCTGGCGGGGCGATGAAAGCGGGGATGACTCCCGAAGGCGAGACGATTGATTTAATTTCCGTGTTTGAAGGCGTGGGGGCATTTTCAGCGGGCAAGATTGACGAGAAGCGATTATCCATTTTGGAAAAATTTGCATGTCCATCGTGCGGATCATGTTCGGGGATGTTCACCGCCAACTCGATGAACTGTCTCATGGAGGCGTTGGGCTTGGCGTTGCCATATAACGGTTCCGCTTTGGCGAAGACTCCCGAACGGGAAGCGTTGGCGAAACAAGCCGCCGCGCAAGTGATGACCTTGATCGAGCGCGACATCAAGCCGCGAGACATCGTCACTGCCGAGGCGATAGACGACGCGTTTGCATTGGACATGGCGATGGGCGGCTCATCGAACACGGTGTTGCACACGCTGGCATTGGCGAACGAAGCGGGAGTTGAGTATCCGCTGGAAAGAATCAACGCGGTGGCGGATAAAGTTCCGCACATTTGCAAGGTGAGTCCGGCGGGCAAGTGGCACATGGAAGATGTCCATCGCGCGGGCGGAATCCCTGCGATATTGAACGAGATCCAATGGGGGACGGGTATGTTGCATTTTGATCGCTTGACAGTGACAGGAAAAACCTTGGGCGAATCGATTCAAGGAAAAGATATTCAGGATGAAGAAGTGATCCGCAGATATGGCAACGCACATTCCAAACGCGGAGGGCTGGCGATTCTGTTCGGCAATCTCGCTCCGAAAGGCGCAGTGGTGAAAGTGGGCGGTGTGAGCGAGGCGATGATGAAGTTTGAGGGACCCGCTGTCATCTTTGAATCGCAGGAAGAAGCGATGGCTGGAATTTTGGCGGGCAAGGTCAAAGCGGGAGATTGTGTTGTGGTGCGTTATGAAGGTCCGAAGGGCGGACCTGGGATGCAGGAGATGCTGTCGCCCACGTCCGCGATCATGGGGCAGGGACTTGGCGACAAGGTGGCGTTGATCACCGATGGACGATTCAGCGGCGGGACGCGCGGCGCGTGCATCGGTCATGTGTCGCCAGAAGCGGCGGCGGGCGGTCCGATCGCGGCGTTGAAGGCTGGGGATGTGATCGAAATTGATTTGGGCGCGCGCAGGCTGAACGTCCGATTGAACGAGGCGGAGATTCAGAGTCGGCTGGAGGCGTTGCCTCCGTTCCAATCCAAAACAACATCAAAATGGTTGAAGCGATATTCGCATTTTGTCACCAGCGCGGATACGGGCGCAATGTTGGAAAGTTAATTTGAGACCTGTGAGGTCTTTAAGACCTCACAGGTCTAAGGAGCAGATATGAAATTAAAAGGCGCAGAAATTGTTTGGGAATGTTTGACCCGCGAAGGCGTGGAGGTTGTGTTCGGCTACCCTGGCGGCGCGAATATGCCGATCTATGACGCGATGCTGAATTATCCTGTGCATCATGTGTTGGTGCGGCATGAACAGGGCGCGGCGCACATGGCGGATGGATACGCTCGCGCGTCGGGGAAAGTTGGTGTGGCGATGGCGACCTCGGGTCCTGGCGCGACGAATCTCGTGACGGGCATTTGCACGG from Candidatus Defluviilinea gracilis carries:
- a CDS encoding GGDEF domain-containing protein — encoded protein: MPKPKAGDHFESLFDQAPISLWEQDYSGIKKFFDKLRASGVNDLDIFLNEHPEDIDKTLGLIKVTHVNRETLNLFGAKTEKELLANLDKMFRDEMREHWRSELMALWNGELSWSGDGVNYRLDGEALDIRLHWRILPECESTWECVLVAIENITALKQAEKRFHNLFEYAPISLWEEDYSAIKTEFDSLRAQGVTDLRTHLNSDPQTVRRFMGMIRVLDVNRKTLSLFEAMDKDSLLANLGKVFRDSMGEHFKNELVDMWDGKTYYEREGINYSLTGEPVNVHLHWTLMPGHENDFDWVLVALQDVTARKKAEEYLRYLGTHDVMTGLYNRAFFEETLQDLETSRKDPISFIIVDLNGLKMANDTFGHSAGDKLIRRTAEVLKASIENGTIAARIGGDEFILIMPGADEHTAKSMIERVESLVVMNNKYYREPELSVSIGASTSAAGYSLLKFISLADDEMYKNKGIHHRRRRDDA
- a CDS encoding Type 1 glutamine amidotransferase-like domain-containing protein, with product MGFLLLEGGAEFGGRMREPDLRSIELAGGFDAPLRIVPAAASPDRNHLRAGGNGVRWFESLGAQDVESLPLIDKPSANDDSIAKSLREAKLIYLLGGFTHYLGQTLKDSLAWKACIEAFENGAVIAGSSAGAMVMCEFYYDPYEGKIHEGLNLVGNSLVLPHHNTFGKGWASSLLKQIPHVTLIGIDEQTGMLNDAENGMWNVYGAGEVTLYREDGVESYEAGKTFSV
- a CDS encoding NUDIX domain-containing protein; protein product: MTRARFPVTVHLFFFRENQILLLRRFNTGFRDGEYSVPAGHLEGGETVMEAAAREGAEEAGVNIPLNGMTFSTVLHRIEGEERVDFFVVINQWDGEPFNAEPDKCDDLRWVDVDALPMSIIPYVKQALENHQKGIPFDEYKQ
- the ilvD gene encoding dihydroxy-acid dehydratase; this encodes MRSDTVKKGFDKAPHRALLRATGLQDDDFNKPFVAIVNSYVDVVPGHVHLQEFGKLVKDAVRAAGCVPFEFNTIGVDDGIAMGHMGMKYSLPSRELIADCVETMIEAHRFDAMVCIPNCDKIVPGMLLGAMRVNIPTIFVSGGAMKAGMTPEGETIDLISVFEGVGAFSAGKIDEKRLSILEKFACPSCGSCSGMFTANSMNCLMEALGLALPYNGSALAKTPEREALAKQAAAQVMTLIERDIKPRDIVTAEAIDDAFALDMAMGGSSNTVLHTLALANEAGVEYPLERINAVADKVPHICKVSPAGKWHMEDVHRAGGIPAILNEIQWGTGMLHFDRLTVTGKTLGESIQGKDIQDEEVIRRYGNAHSKRGGLAILFGNLAPKGAVVKVGGVSEAMMKFEGPAVIFESQEEAMAGILAGKVKAGDCVVVRYEGPKGGPGMQEMLSPTSAIMGQGLGDKVALITDGRFSGGTRGACIGHVSPEAAAGGPIAALKAGDVIEIDLGARRLNVRLNEAEIQSRLEALPPFQSKTTSKWLKRYSHFVTSADTGAMLES
- a CDS encoding WYL domain-containing protein is translated as MFDLSSARFAFLDLETTGLSPWFGDRVCEVGIVVTEGKRIKEQFQQLVNPERPLSVGAASTNGLTDAELLSAPRFAEVAESIVGLVNEAVVVCHNAKFDLQFLDSEFKRLGRDIQIPNLIDTLMMARLYYEMPSYSLGFIAQSFHLPMTVKHRALDGALAARGIFFAMMEQMKQFNKPLDEYIGIYNSPAWPNEGIELPTELGEAIYSNKRMLIKYVDGDGEQTERWITPKQVMGLKDYVYLLAYCHLRNDERSFRLDRITQVQVEEGS